The Triticum aestivum cultivar Chinese Spring chromosome 7B, IWGSC CS RefSeq v2.1, whole genome shotgun sequence genome window below encodes:
- the LOC123156094 gene encoding T-complex protein 1 subunit gamma — MALHAPVLVLKDSLKRESGAKVQHGNIQAAKAVSDIIRTTLGPRSMLKMLLDASGGIVVTNDGNAILRELDIAHPAAKSMIELSRTQDEEVGDGTTSVIVLAGEMLHVAETFIEKNYHPTVICRAYSRALEDAIAVLDKIAMPVDVNDREAMLGLVKSSIGTKFTGQFGDLIADLAIDATTTAGVDLGQGMREVDIKKYIKVEKIPGGQLEDSKVLKGVMFNKDVVAPGKMRRKIVNPRIILLDCPVEYKKGENQTNAELMSEEDWKVLLDMEEEYIKNLCVQILKFKPDLVITEKGLSDMAMHYLSKAGVSAIRRLRKTDNNRIAKACGAVIVNRPEELQESDVGTRAGLFEVKKIGDEFFSFIIECKDPKACTVLLRGASKDILNEVERNLQDAMSVARNILKNPKLLPGGGASELTVSATLKQKSSSVEGVEKWPYEAAALAFEAIPRTLLQNCGLNVIRTMTQLQGKHANGENPWVGVDGRTGDIVDMKERKIWDSYSVKAQTFKTAIESACMLLRIDDIVSGIKKKQAPGAGAPKQPQIETGEDADTEQMIPE; from the exons ATGGCATTGCACGCCCCCGTCCTCGTGCTGA AGGACTCTTTGAAGAGGGAATCCGGCGCCAAGGTTCAGCATGGCAACATCCAGGCCGCGAAG GCTGTGTCAGACATCATCCGCACTACGCTCGGTCCCAGGTCCATGTTGAAGATGCTTCTGGATGCCAGTGGAG GTATTGTGGTTACCAACGATGGCAATGCTATACTGCGGGAATTAGACATTGCACATCCTGCTGCTAAG TCTATGATTGAGCTAAGCCGCACACAGGATGAAGAAGTGGGAGATGGGACAACGTCTGTCATTGTTCTAG CTGGTGAGATGCTGCATGTTGCAGAAACATTTATTGAAAAGAACTACCATCCCACTGTCATTTGCCGAG CATACAGCAGAGCTCTTGAGGATGCCATAGCTGTCCTTGACAAAATTGCAATGCCTGTTGATGTTAATGACC GTGAGGCGATGCTAGGGCTGGTGAAGAGCTCCATTGGTACAAAATTCACTGGCCAGTTTGGTGACCTAATTGCT GACCTTGCCATAGATGCTACCACAACAGCAGGTGTAGACCTGGGTCAAGGAATGCGTGAAGTCGATATCAAGAAATATATCAAAGTAGAGAAGATTCCTGGCGGCCAGTTGGAGGATTCAAAGGTTCTTAAAGGGGTCATGTTCAATAAAGATGTTGTGGCTCCTGGAAAAATGAGAAGGAAGATAGTAAATCCACGCATCATCCTTTTGGATTGCCCTGTTGAGTACAAAAAGGGAGAAAATCAGACAAATGCTGAGTTGATGAGTGAAGAAGATTG GAAGGTTCTGCTAGATATGGAGGAAGAATACATAAAGAACCTCTGTGTGCAAATTTTGAAATTCAAGCCTGACCTGGTTATCACAGAGAAAGGACTCAGTGACATGGCTATGCATTATTTAAGCAAGGCTGGCGTTAGTGCAATCCGTAGGCTTAGGAAGACAGATAACAACAGGATTGCTAAAGCCTGTGGTGCAGTTATAGTGAACAGGCCAGAGGAGCTTCAAGAATCAGATGTGGGAACACGAGCTGGTCTCTTTGAGGTTAAGAAGATCGGTGATGAATTCTTTTCCTTCATTATTGAATGCAAAGATCCTAAAGCATGCACTGTTCTGTTGAGGGGAGCAAGCAAGGACATCTTGAACGAGGTGGAGAGGAACCTTCAG GATGCCATGTCTGTTGCACGGAACATTTTGAAAAACCCAAAACTTCTACCTGGAGGTGGTGCTTCTGAATTGACTGTATCGGCAACACTAAAGCAAAAGAGTTCTTCAGTTGAAGGTGTAGAAAAG TGGCCTTATGAAGCTGCTGCTTTAGCATTCGAAGCGATCCCAAGAACTTTGCTTCAAAATTGTGGTTTGAATGTTATCAGGACGATGACACAGCTCCAGGGAAAG CATGCGAACGGTGAAAATCCTTGGGTTGGCGTTGATGGAAGGACTGGTGATATTGTTGACATGAAAGAGCGGAAG ATCTGGGATTCTTACAGCGTGAAGGCACAGACCTTCAAGACAGCTATCGAGTCAGCTTGCATGCTTCTAAGGATTGACGACATTGTCAGTGGAATCAAGAAGAAGCAGGCTCCTGGCGCCGGTGCTCCCAAGCAACCCCAGATTGAAACGGGTGAAGATGCAGACACTGAACAGATGATCCCGGAGTAG
- the LOC123156212 gene encoding uncharacterized protein, with amino-acid sequence MPPRRKPQPSAKKPLRRSGRVNSAAAMADSADPTPSPPPPEASSAAAKPVSVDPAPESASPAAAKPVSADPVPPQAPEAATPAPAAKPVSTDPVPPQAPEAATPAAAAAARPDLDGPPRRSATASKLKKPFTEKLRAAAEERLARIPVDLRLRPLDAPPPSISNHEAALRALGLLDFARFDPGSEPPRPDLVAQLIAYYDRINQRSFVWDTRISLNRSELAIAFSLPKKTVGPPVPPRGFKTAALVSAALEFMRVCIHPWFTDCTLPHEVAAAEQTVKDGSPHKVNWAAIIWGIIEKEIHELPGRDDGVCQYGAYLQRLIRVQKPLLFDLPQKEEAGKLVQKVSFDLVKDERGGDADARNKGLQELEPIDADTDASSKSPKESELEGVSLTSKSLDESGPADADASGHDLKELESGDARSNILEESETAGVDLRSNDLNESGDATKIFEESETAAVDLKSNDLNESGNARSNILEEPETEGSDLRNNDLKKSDSGDAGSKSMDELADVDANALSKSLDTSVVADGDAKGMNLDVEMESGDADANAGSKSLDTSIVMDEDAKGLDVEMESGDVGANAGSKSLDTLKVMDEDAKGLDVEMESVDADPNAGSKSPDSLKVMDEDAKGLDVELESRAMDPNASNNSPDTLKVVNEDAKVMSLDVELESGDADANARNKSPDTSKLVDEDVKVDVDANASSNKLETPNVVDGDFKLLLGCVDGNASSNRLEPPNVADEDDELQLGDVERLETSKVADEDVKGMSLDQSKAGDAMVLEEAVARTHEINTVNGEVLADFAWEEDEDTIVGAAEKDACPSPDVELVTQEKVLVVPEEDEEAEEEEEKDEAGWSSANDDDDSMDVEDHVSVQNLDSDNEEVEESERDAFEGCSGGVEMNWGIGDEKGGEGTTHCLQQCDFPGVEFENLNKGNVGMRDGVSFDDGFKMGSLHGMESNLLQAMNSDPAAYNGTENAHDLSSGNFLAMGADAHKNGVDLGAGNSFFFGNNNGKRHVEDIDDGYDDQMQTQQQFLQGNQHKRMRNSSSSVPPGSAFFNANYSEPIQNLLVNASMLYEQKDREIQEALSQKQFMANLLQEKEALIHSLNSARFEQENKLQAKLRCFEHDLNVMGQLVSGYKRALKQSHASFNEYRKKFPSNKFRYHDVPNGGGLVLSVRELERKRWEEEQQKRWEEEQQKLAVNEMIERFKLEWFSKPDDWEHRINLLWRKTEGLARELDLLKEKRKAKLAALAREE; translated from the coding sequence ATGCCTCCCAGACGCAAACCCCAACCGTCGGCGAAGAAACCCCTGCGGCGTTCCGGAAGGGTCAATTCCGCCGCGGCCATGGCCGATTCCGCCGATCCAaccccgtccccgccgccgccggaagcctcCTCTGCCGCCGCCAAGCCCGTCTCCGTCGATCCGGCCCCGGAGTcggcctcccccgccgccgccaagcccgtctCCGCCGATCCGGTCCCGCCCCAGGCCCCGGAGGCGgccacccccgcccccgccgccaagCCCGTCTCCACCGATCCGGTCCCGCCCCAGGCCCCGGAGGCggccacccccgccgccgccgccgccgccagacccGATCTGGACGGGCCGCCCCGGAGATCCGCCACCGCCAGCAAGCTCAAGAAGCCCTTCACCGAGAAGCTCCGCGCCGCCGCGGAGGAGCGCCTCGCGCGCATCCCGGTCGACCTCCGCCTCCGCCCGCTGGACGCCCCGCCGCCCTCCATCTCCAACCACGAGGCCGCCCTCCGCGCCCTCGGCCTCCTCGACTTCGCGCGGTTTGACCCCGGATCTGAGCCCCCGCGCCCCGACCTCGTCGCGCAACTCATCGCCTATTACGACCGGATTAATCAACGCAGCTTCGTCTGGGACACCCGCATCAGTCTCAACCGCTCAGAATTGGCCATCGCCTTCTCCCTCCCCAAAAAGACTGTCGGGCCGCCCGTCCCGCCCCGAGGGTTCAAAACCGCGGCCTTGGTCTCCGCCGCCCTGGAGTTCATGCGCGTCTGCATCCATCCCTGGTTCACGGATTGCACACTGCCGCATGAGGTGGCCGCCGCGGAACAGACTGTGAAGGATGGGTCACCGCATAAGGTTAACTGGGCCGCCATCATCTGGGGTATCATCGAGAAGGAGATTCACGAGCTGCCCGGGAGGGATGATGGGGTGTGCCAATACGGGGCGTATCTTCAGCGGCTCATCCGGGTGCAGAAGCCGCTGCTGTTTGACCTGCCGCAGAAAGAGGAGGCAGGGAAGCTTGTTCAGAAGGTGTCTTTTGATTTAGTTAAGGACGAGCGTGGTGGGGATGCAGATGCCAGGAACAAGGGCTTGCAGGAGTTGGAGCCTATAGATGCAGATACGGATGCGAGCAGCAAGAGCCCGAAGGAATCAGAGTTAGAGGGTGTGAGTCTGACCAGCAAGAGCTTGGATGAATCGGGACCTGCAGATgctgatgctagtggtcatgactTGAAGGAGTTGGAGTCTGGGGATGCGAGGAGCAACATCTTGGAGGAATCAGAGACAGCAGGTGTGGATTTGAGGAGCAATGACTTGAATGAGTCTGGGGATGCGACCAAGATCTTTGAGGAATCAGAGACAGCAGCTGTGGATTTGAAGAGCAATGACTTGAATGAGTCTGGGAATGCGAGGAGCAACATCTTGGAGGAACCAGAGACAGAAGGTTCGGATTTGAGGAACAATGACTTAAAGAAGTCAGATTCTGGGGATGCAGGGAGCAAGAGCATGGATGAATTGGCGGATGTGGATGCTAATGCATTGAGCAAGTCACTGGATACATCAGTGGTGGCGGATGGGGATGCAAAGGGCATGAACTTGGATGTCGAGATGGAGTCCGGGGATGCGGATGCTAATGCAGGGAGCAAGTCACTGGATACATCTATTGTGATGGATGAGGATGCTAAGGGCTTGGATGTTGAGATGGAGTCAGGGGATGTTGGTGCTAATGCAGGGAGCAAGTCACTGGATACATTGAAGGTGATGGATGAGGATGCAAAGGGCTTGGATGTTGAGATGGAGTCGGTGGATGCAGATCCTAATGCAGGGAGCAAGTCACCGGATTCATTGAAGGTTATGGATGAGGATGCAAAGGGCTTGGATGTCGAACTGGAGTCGCGGGCTATGGATCCTAATGCAAGCAATAATTCGCCGGATACATTGAAGGTGGTGAATGAGGATGCAAAGGTCATGAGCTTGGATGTCGAATTGGAGTCAGGGGATGCAGATGCTAATGCAAGGAACAAGTCACCAGATACATCAAAGTTGGTGGATGAGGATGTAAAGGTGGACGTGGATGCTAATGCAAGCAGCAACAAACTGGAGACACCCAATGTGGTGGATGGGGACTTCAAACTGCTGTTGGGGTGTGTGGATGGTAATGCAAGCAGCAATAGACTGGAGCCACCAAATGTTGCTGATGAGGATGATGAATTGCAGTTGGGGGATGTGGAGAGATTGGAGACATCGAAGGTGGCGGATGAGGATGTAAAGGGCATGAGCTTGGATCAATCAAAGGCAGGGGATGCCATGGTGCTGGAGGAAGCTGTAGCTCGTACACATGAAATAAATACTGTGAATGGTGAGGTTTTGGCAGACTTTGCATGGGAGGAAGATGAAGACACAATTGTGGGTGCAGCAGAGAAGGATGCATGCCCATCGCCGGATGTGGAACTGGTGACACAGGAGAAAGTGCTAGTAGTGccagaggaggatgaggaggcagaagaggaagaagagaaggatgAGGCAGGGTGGAGCTCTGCCAATGATGACGATGACAGTATGGATGTCGAAGATCATGTATCTGTCCAAAATCTGGATAGTgataatgaggaggtggaggagtcaGAGCGTGATGCATTTGAGGGGTGTAGCGGTGGAGTGGAGATGAACTGGGGTATTGGGGATGAGAAGGGGGGCGAGGGGACGACACATTGTTTACAGCAATGTGACTTTCCAGGGGTGGAGTTTGAGAATTTGAATAAAGGGAATGTTGGGATGAGGGATGGTGTGAGCTTTGATGATGGATTCAAAATGGGCTCCTTGCATGGGATGGAGTCAAACCTCCTCCAGGCTATGAACTCAGATCCTGCGGCATATAATGGCACGGAGAATGCACATGACCTGTCCTCTGGAAATTTCTTGGCTATGGGGGCTGATGCACATAAGAATGGAGTGGACCTGGGGGCCGGCAATTCATTTTTCTTTGGCAATAATAATGGGAAGAGGCATGTTGAGGATATTGATGATGGGTACGATGACCAGATGCAAACACAACAGCAGTTTCTGCAGGGCAATCAACATAAGCGGATGCGGAACTCCAGCAGTAGTGTACCACCTGGATCAGCATTCTTCAATGCAAACTATTCAGAACCCATACAGAACTTATTGGTCAATGCCAGCATGTTATATGAACAGAAAGACAGAGAGATTCAAGAGGCGCTGTCACAGAAGCAATTTATGGCCAACTTGCTGCAGGAGAAGGAAGCACTTATCCACTCACTAAACTCAGCCAGGTTTGAGCAAGAGAATAAGTTGCAAGCAAAGCTTAGGTGCTTTGAGCATGATCTGAATGTGATGGGTCAGTTGGTCAGTGGGTATAAGAGGGCTTTGAAACAGAGTCATGCTTCTTTCAATGAGTACAGGAAGAAGTTCCCTTCTAACAAGTTCCGTTATCATGATGTTCCTAATGGTGGCGGTCTTGTCCTTAGCGTCAGGGAGTTGGAGAGGAAACGGTGGGAGGAAGAGCAGCAGAAACGGTGGGAGGAAGAGCAGCAGAAACTTGCAGTAAATGAGATGATTGAACGTTTCAAGCTTGAATGGTTTTCAAAGCCTGATGATTGGGAACATCGCATCAACCTTTTGTGGAGGAAAACTGAAGGGCTGGCTCGGGAGCTTGATCTTCTCAAGGAAAAAAGAAAAGCAAAGCTTGCAGCCCTTGCTAGGGAAGAATGA
- the LOC123156213 gene encoding uncharacterized protein produces the protein MDRQSLRVGGAGDAQEFCYVGSRQLEVAGGAFLMELLEDTPAPADQAPEAADDRLRRVMRSLEAELGVAAVPAPSAAEDGGSTADGPMSDYDDGELEEMLSELGGSLGAEAPSLAAVLPFEYWEEVPPVMGSGMGGWYVDGEGFVAGYQFRESSYYTYGEVSAVEQVYSPPLCLWE, from the coding sequence ATGGATCGCCAGAGCTTGCGAGTCGGTGGCGCCGGCGACGCGCAGGAGTTCTGCTACGTCGGGAGCCGGCAGCTCGAGGTCGCCGGCGGGGCGTTCCTGATGGAACTGCTGGAGGACACGCCGGCGCCCGCCGACCAGGCACCGGAGGCCGCCGACGACCGGCTGAGGCGCGTCATGCGGTCCCTCGAGGCCGAGCTCGGCGTCGCGGCGGTGCCGGCACCCTCTGCGGCGGAGGACGGCGGGAGCACGGCGGACGGGCCGATGAGCGACTACGACGACGGGGAGCTGGAGGAGATGCTGTCGGAGTTGGGCGGTAGCCTGGGGGCCGAGGCGCCGTCGTTGGCCGCCGTGCTGCCGTTCGAGTACTGGGAGGAGGTGCCGCCGGTGATGGGCAGCGGCATGGGCGGCTGGTACGTCGACGGCGAGGGCTTCGTGGCAGGGTACCAGTTCAGGGAATCATCCTACTACACCTATGGTGAGGTCTCCGCCGTTGAGCAGGTGTACAGTCCCCCCCTGTGCCTGTGGGAGTGA